A genome region from Mesorhizobium sp. B2-1-8 includes the following:
- a CDS encoding carbohydrate ABC transporter permease, whose amino-acid sequence MSPRLTEILYRICWTIVLLLLAVPFIFPFLWMISGGFKSTTEIFGTPTLIPRVWRFENFVEVFAYQPFARQYFNSLYIAATVTVLTLFIASLAGYALARIRFAGAGLLMLFLVMALMVPEEVTIIPNFFLIRAMGLIDTHWPLILLPVFGPQGVVATFLMRQFFLALPKELEEAGKMDGLSRFGVWLKIALPMSRPALAAVAIITFLHSWNLFLEPLIFLSSLEKFTLPLALSNFNDSYGLPLWNLQLAATSLAVVPILIIYLIAQRQIIESFALSGVKG is encoded by the coding sequence GTGAGCCCGCGCCTGACCGAAATCCTGTACCGCATCTGCTGGACCATCGTGCTGCTGTTGCTGGCGGTGCCTTTCATCTTCCCGTTCTTGTGGATGATTTCCGGCGGCTTCAAGAGCACCACCGAAATCTTCGGCACGCCGACCTTGATCCCCCGCGTCTGGCGCTTCGAGAATTTTGTGGAAGTGTTCGCCTATCAGCCTTTCGCGCGGCAGTATTTCAACTCGCTCTACATTGCCGCGACGGTGACGGTGCTGACCTTGTTCATCGCCTCGCTCGCCGGCTACGCACTGGCGCGCATCCGCTTTGCCGGCGCCGGTCTTTTGATGCTGTTCCTGGTAATGGCGCTGATGGTGCCGGAAGAGGTCACCATCATCCCGAACTTCTTCCTGATCCGCGCCATGGGTCTGATCGACACGCACTGGCCGCTCATCCTGCTGCCGGTGTTCGGGCCGCAGGGCGTAGTGGCGACGTTTCTGATGCGCCAGTTCTTCCTGGCGCTGCCCAAGGAGCTCGAGGAGGCGGGCAAGATGGACGGACTGTCGCGCTTCGGCGTCTGGTTGAAGATCGCGCTGCCCATGTCGCGGCCGGCGCTTGCCGCGGTCGCGATCATCACTTTCCTGCATTCGTGGAACCTGTTCCTCGAACCGTTGATCTTCCTCAGTTCGCTGGAGAAGTTCACGCTGCCGCTGGCGCTGTCCAATTTCAACGACAGCTACGGCCTGCCCCTGTGGAACCTGCAATTGGCGGCGACGAGTCTGGCCGTGGTTCCCATCCTCATCATCTATCTGATCGCCCAGCGCCAGATCATCGAGAGCTTCGCCCTCTCCGGCGTCAAGGGATAA
- a CDS encoding ABC transporter ATP-binding protein, translating to MTKVLLKDIRKNFGTVEVIRGVDLEIEDGEFVVFVGPSGCGKSTLLRLISGLEHISDGELHIGGHLVNEVPAARRGVAMVFQSYALYPHLTVRDNMGFGLKVRKVPASERARRVSEAAATLKLEPLLDRFPRQLSGGQRQRVAIGRAIVGNPDVFLFDEPLSNLDAELRVHMRSEIAALHQRLSTTMIYVTHDQIEAMTLADKIVVLRDGRIEQVGSPRDLYDSPRTVLVAQFIGSPKMNVLPLADGQPIALGASVPATATSVGIRPEHLSLGQPSNTTLRGRVRLAEYTGAVTLLHIELDGGQTCLVIHNQGPTPETGAEVGLLAEPEHLHFFDREGRAV from the coding sequence ATGACAAAGGTTCTGCTCAAGGACATTCGCAAGAATTTCGGCACGGTCGAGGTCATCCGCGGCGTCGATCTCGAGATCGAGGATGGCGAGTTCGTGGTCTTCGTCGGACCGTCGGGATGCGGAAAGTCTACATTGCTGCGGCTGATCTCCGGCCTGGAGCATATCAGCGACGGCGAACTCCACATCGGCGGCCACCTGGTCAACGAGGTGCCGGCGGCCAGGCGCGGCGTCGCCATGGTGTTCCAGTCCTACGCGCTTTATCCGCACCTGACGGTCCGCGACAACATGGGCTTCGGCCTCAAGGTCCGCAAGGTGCCGGCCAGCGAACGCGCCCGCCGCGTTTCGGAAGCCGCCGCGACGCTGAAGCTCGAACCGTTGCTCGACCGATTCCCGCGTCAGTTGTCGGGCGGCCAGCGCCAGCGCGTGGCCATCGGCCGGGCCATCGTCGGCAATCCGGACGTCTTCCTTTTCGACGAGCCGCTCTCGAACCTCGATGCCGAATTGCGCGTCCACATGCGCTCCGAGATCGCGGCGTTGCACCAGCGCCTGTCGACGACGATGATCTATGTGACCCACGACCAGATCGAGGCCATGACCCTTGCCGACAAGATCGTGGTGTTGCGCGACGGCAGGATCGAACAGGTCGGCTCGCCCCGCGATCTCTACGACAGCCCGCGAACCGTCTTGGTCGCCCAGTTCATCGGCAGCCCCAAGATGAACGTCCTGCCGCTCGCCGACGGACAGCCGATCGCGCTTGGCGCATCGGTTCCCGCGACGGCCACATCGGTCGGTATTCGACCCGAGCACCTGTCGCTGGGCCAGCCCTCGAACACCACGTTGCGCGGCAGGGTAAGGCTGGCTGAATATACCGGCGCCGTCACGCTCCTCCATATCGAGCTGGACGGGGGCCAGACATGCCTCGTCATCCACAATCAAGGACCGACGCCCGAAACCGGCGCCGAGGTCGGCCTGCTGGCCGAGCCCGAGCATCTGCATTTCTTCGACAGGGAAGGACGGGCGGTCTGA
- a CDS encoding carbohydrate ABC transporter permease, with amino-acid sequence MEIEAQIRPVHLGGDFIVSPTLIGFLIFFLGPLAAIFYYSTTEWNLLSQQATFVGLRNFHNVLLENPDFWHVVRNSVIFALGLVPLNMALALSLALALSRPFFGVVFFRTVFFAPVVTSAIAWAIVWKFMLQGEGGAVNQMLAWIGIDGPNWLREPNWAMAAVIVTRVIKMVGLNMILYIAALQSIPRDYEEAAKLEGASRWQVFRMITWPLLAPTTLVIMVLTTIGSFKVFDHIYQMTGGGPENGTLVLAFYIYQQGFKFFNVGYAAALALIMFVIVMALTLVQVTLRRRDME; translated from the coding sequence ATCGAAATCGAAGCACAGATACGTCCAGTTCACCTTGGTGGGGATTTCATTGTCAGCCCGACCCTGATCGGCTTCCTGATCTTCTTCCTTGGGCCGCTGGCCGCCATTTTCTATTATTCGACGACCGAGTGGAACCTGCTCAGCCAGCAGGCGACATTCGTCGGGCTCCGCAATTTCCACAATGTCCTGCTGGAGAACCCCGACTTCTGGCATGTCGTGCGCAATTCCGTAATCTTCGCGCTGGGGCTGGTGCCCCTGAACATGGCGCTGGCGCTCTCGCTTGCGCTGGCGCTGTCGCGGCCGTTCTTCGGCGTCGTCTTCTTTCGGACGGTTTTCTTCGCGCCGGTGGTCACGTCGGCGATCGCCTGGGCGATCGTCTGGAAATTCATGCTGCAGGGTGAAGGTGGCGCCGTGAACCAGATGCTTGCCTGGATCGGCATAGACGGTCCGAACTGGCTGCGGGAGCCCAACTGGGCGATGGCTGCGGTCATCGTCACCCGTGTCATCAAGATGGTCGGGCTCAACATGATCCTCTACATCGCGGCGCTGCAATCGATACCGCGCGACTATGAGGAGGCCGCGAAGCTGGAGGGTGCGTCGCGCTGGCAGGTCTTCCGCATGATCACATGGCCGCTGCTTGCGCCAACGACGCTCGTCATCATGGTTCTGACGACGATCGGTTCGTTCAAGGTATTCGACCACATCTACCAGATGACCGGTGGCGGCCCGGAAAACGGCACGCTGGTGCTGGCGTTCTACATCTACCAGCAGGGCTTCAAATTCTTCAACGTCGGCTATGCGGCGGCGCTGGCGCTGATCATGTTCGTCATCGTCATGGCGCTGACCCTCGTGCAGGTGACGCTGCGACGGAGGGACATGGAGTGA